The nucleotide sequence TTGCCCGGGCAGTGACATGACTGAGTTCAACGGCTCCATAGATGATGCGACGTTCCTGTTCCCCCACGGAACCACCCGCTCGTCCGGCATCCACCATTGCCTTGATTTCTTCTGAACTAATCCCTTCTTCCGCTTGATCGATGGGATTGCCCGTCAGTACTAGGATGAAGTTGGTAGATGCACTGACCAGTCTGACCACTGGATCGAGTACCTTTTCTAGAAAGCGGATGGGACGGATGCAGAACAGGGCAAACTCTTCGGCATAATGGATTGCCAGGCGTTTGGGAACCAGTTCTCCCAGAATCAGGCTGAGCAAAGCAATTGTTACAGTGACACTGATCAGAGCAACCTGACTGGCAATTTGGGGACTCAACAGTGGCACCAACCGACTCGACAGCGGACCTGCCAGATTGTCCGCTGCAAATGCCCCGTTCAGAAAGCCTGTCAGGGTAATAACAAGTTGAATAGTTGCCAGGAAGCGTGTGCTGTCTTCAGTGGTTTTTATTACCAGCCGAGCCTGGCGATCGCCGTCGTCTGCCAGCATTTTCATCCGCACGTCACTGACAGAAACCAGCGCAATTTCAGCAGCAGCAAAAAAAGCATTCACTGCGATCAGAATCAGGTTAATGAGAAATAAAAAAAGGACGTTAGAGGGTTCTGGGGTATTCATTATGGGTGTTCTGATAGCTCCTAGCTCACAGGATGTGTCAGGCGATCGCCGTAACACATCGCAGGTATTTTATTTTTGTGCAGATTCCTGACCGCTATAGCAACTCATTCTGGTATCCAATATGCAGAAAGTGTATCAGGGTCAGGATAGGATGCCTGGGAGTGGAATTTGTAACCTGACAGATTGTGCCCCTGCAACTGAACCGATTGCTTCCTCTAGTGTCGCCATTGCTGGCGATCGCGGCTGCCCTTCTCGTGGGCGCAGGCTTGATTCTCCTGGCAGGCGTCAGCCCACTTGGGGCGTATTCGGCTCTATTCAGTGAAGCTCTGACTAACTATTTTGGTTTTGGCAATACCCTGACCAAAATGGCACCATTGCTGCTCACCAGTTTAGGGGTGTTGCTTGCCCTGAAAGCCGGTCAGTTCAATATTGGTGGCGAAGGGCAAATTTATATGGGAGGGGTGGGCAGTGCCCTGGTGGGACTCTATGTTCAGGGATTGCCTGCTCTGGTTCACGTCCCCCTGGCATTGCTGGGTGGCTTCTTGTTCGGTGCTATATGGGGAATGGTGCCGGGATATCTGAAGGCCTATCGGGGGGTCAATGAGGTGATTACCACTCTGTTACTGAACTATATTGCCCAAAATTTAGTGAGCTACGCGGTAAGCCACCCCATGAAGGAACCAGGTGCTCCCACTCCTTTCAGTCCTATGATTGCTCCATCTGCCCGATTACCCGTGATCTTGCCTCAGACTCAGGTTCATGCTGGGATTGTACTGGGGTTGGCGGCAACGGTTATTCTGTGGATTGTGTTTGCCCGATCGCCCGTTGGCTATCAGATTGAAACCGTAGGACAAAACCCCACTGCTGCCCGCTATGCTGGAATTTCTGTCGAGCGCACCATCCTGCTGGTGATGGCACTGGCGGGGGGACTGGCAGGACTGGCAGGTGCCGGGGAGGTGATGGGATTGAAATATCGTCTGTTTGAGAACTTCTCTCCGGGCTACGGGTTTGATGCCATCGCGATCGCTTTTCTGAGTCGGGGGAATCTGGCAGGGATTGCATTGATTTCCCTCTTTTTTGGGGCACTGCGCAGTGGCGCAAACGTCATGCAGCGCAGCGCAGGCGTCCCCGTGACCGTGGTTTACGCTATTCAGGGATTGACCGTATTGTTTATCGCCATCGGTCTGGTGCTGGAAAGACGAGTTGGGGAGAAGGGATAGAGGGCTGCATAATCTAACCACCAACCACTAAT is from Leptothermofonsia sichuanensis E412 and encodes:
- a CDS encoding hemolysin family protein — translated: MNTPEPSNVLFLFLINLILIAVNAFFAAAEIALVSVSDVRMKMLADDGDRQARLVIKTTEDSTRFLATIQLVITLTGFLNGAFAADNLAGPLSSRLVPLLSPQIASQVALISVTVTIALLSLILGELVPKRLAIHYAEEFALFCIRPIRFLEKVLDPVVRLVSASTNFILVLTGNPIDQAEEGISSEEIKAMVDAGRAGGSVGEQERRIIYGAVELSHVTARAIMVPRVQIQYLKIDTSLEEAYQVVANNAHTRLPVCDPDLDNIVGILHVKDLIRPFPITQEKPPSIRELLRPVHFISENKPANEILAEMKKNRLHLVIVRDEFGGTAGLVTLEDVLEEIVGEIRDEYDAEEESEFRQIGAHEGIFKIRASIATVNNELDIELPREEAATLAGLFLEELQRTPEPGDTLQVNHVLLTVLEDGQRVRVALMPKLNSDDPEET
- a CDS encoding ABC transporter permease; amino-acid sequence: MSPLLAIAAALLVGAGLILLAGVSPLGAYSALFSEALTNYFGFGNTLTKMAPLLLTSLGVLLALKAGQFNIGGEGQIYMGGVGSALVGLYVQGLPALVHVPLALLGGFLFGAIWGMVPGYLKAYRGVNEVITTLLLNYIAQNLVSYAVSHPMKEPGAPTPFSPMIAPSARLPVILPQTQVHAGIVLGLAATVILWIVFARSPVGYQIETVGQNPTAARYAGISVERTILLVMALAGGLAGLAGAGEVMGLKYRLFENFSPGYGFDAIAIAFLSRGNLAGIALISLFFGALRSGANVMQRSAGVPVTVVYAIQGLTVLFIAIGLVLERRVGEKG